A region of Fibrobacter succinogenes subsp. succinogenes S85 DNA encodes the following proteins:
- the nrdR gene encoding transcriptional regulator NrdR gives MICPFCKNDNDKVVDSRVSGSSIRRRRECCACGRRFTTREYIEVQPLTVIKRSGEREPFQREKLQRGIMNSCKKRPVSMDDIEQLVTRVENSLQMSEGFEVSYDQIGNLVMQELKKLDAVAYVRFASIYREFKEVGEFVDQIKTLDK, from the coding sequence ATGATTTGCCCGTTTTGCAAGAATGATAACGACAAGGTTGTCGATAGCCGCGTGAGTGGCTCGTCCATTCGTCGTCGTCGTGAATGTTGTGCTTGTGGCCGTCGCTTTACGACCCGTGAGTATATCGAAGTCCAGCCGTTGACCGTTATTAAGCGTAGCGGCGAGCGCGAACCTTTCCAGCGCGAAAAATTGCAACGTGGCATTATGAACTCCTGCAAAAAGCGCCCGGTTTCCATGGACGATATCGAACAGCTGGTGACGCGCGTGGAAAATTCGTTGCAGATGTCGGAAGGCTTTGAAGTGAGCTACGATCAGATTGGCAACCTCGTGATGCAGGAACTCAAAAAGCTTGACGCTGTGGCCTATGTGCGTTTCGCCTCCATCTACCGCGAATTCAAGGAAGTAGGCGAGTTCGTCGACCAAATCAAGACTCTTGATAAGTAG
- a CDS encoding ATP-binding protein, with translation MLGQKTSVKQLPRSIHQLVIISIFWQASNLIGDIFFSGDNFIAGTKAYTARQLIFCTSALGWIQLGNAIQHTAEISLKIKRKNGWKLMNIFGALAILLSTYAFIKDPSYIPDMNFFGYRPFAERPVFHFYTLLFCLFVVPNIIVTGYIMLRNIVHSSDTTLPHQVSIYMLTSFVFFVTLAALFDFIIPISTKFNNYDQFLKWSQFISVFLAVLSGQYFTSVSFKNKSASWFLDKLKDRMVDGIIYYNYKGEIQLANPAALSILHTTQEALHNKKITSIFPQIQDPARESTYNKIRIKIDNEDHIFNVSIFEIRQSLTTNYNAAFFSDVSNTLHYQQIIKNRDEQFKEYQLDQIRYQERLNIWKKKVDESKYFLDTLISTLPFRFWSKNEQGVFMTQNQNDIKNRGNLLQTSEPDNKILPQELLARNEGEPQSFISYERIKKTLNENNEEEEDIEILKQDDYNMAVRKGVAKDIMIFNNMFIPIMAPRKPYKIIGIKIDITKEMRLEKERDMLQEQKHIHSRLEELGTICGGFAHDYNNILGSQIGFCDLALEVLDKDNQAYMFIQEARKAATRGKESLEELLNTIRGKTSEKDKLTEFAPYMIIDDVVKKLWITLPPNVKVKAEKLDKNIRIVGNVSALDRIISNLANNAIFAMKENGGTLTIALKREVLTEPLITPYAPQIEAGTYAKITVEDTGTGMDTATLERIFSPFFTTKAPGEGLGLGLSSALRLLKEGNAGYTVQTTLGEGTIFNLYWSIRNEKMEA, from the coding sequence ATGCTTGGACAAAAGACGTCAGTCAAGCAGCTCCCCAGATCCATACACCAGCTGGTGATTATCAGCATATTCTGGCAAGCGAGCAACTTGATTGGCGACATCTTTTTTAGCGGTGACAATTTTATTGCAGGCACAAAAGCCTATACGGCAAGGCAGCTCATATTCTGCACATCTGCCCTTGGTTGGATCCAGCTTGGAAACGCGATACAGCACACCGCCGAAATCAGCCTCAAGATAAAGAGGAAGAACGGCTGGAAGCTCATGAATATATTCGGAGCGCTGGCAATTCTGCTTTCGACTTATGCATTCATCAAGGATCCAAGTTACATTCCCGACATGAATTTCTTTGGATACAGACCTTTTGCCGAAAGGCCTGTATTCCACTTTTATACATTGCTGTTCTGCCTTTTTGTAGTCCCCAATATCATCGTGACGGGCTACATCATGCTCCGCAATATCGTGCATTCTAGCGATACGACACTCCCCCACCAGGTAAGCATATACATGTTGACCTCGTTCGTGTTTTTTGTAACGCTAGCAGCGCTTTTTGACTTTATCATCCCCATTTCAACAAAGTTCAACAATTACGACCAGTTCCTCAAATGGTCGCAGTTCATCTCCGTATTCCTCGCCGTTCTTTCCGGACAATACTTCACGTCCGTTTCATTCAAGAACAAGAGTGCTTCCTGGTTCTTGGACAAGCTAAAGGACAGGATGGTCGACGGAATCATCTATTACAACTACAAAGGTGAAATCCAGCTGGCAAACCCGGCTGCACTAAGCATTTTGCACACCACCCAAGAGGCGCTCCACAACAAGAAAATCACGTCCATATTTCCGCAGATTCAAGACCCGGCACGCGAATCAACTTACAACAAAATAAGAATCAAGATTGACAACGAAGACCATATTTTCAACGTCTCGATTTTTGAAATTCGCCAGTCGTTGACAACAAACTACAATGCGGCATTCTTTAGCGATGTTTCAAACACGCTTCATTACCAGCAGATTATCAAAAACCGCGATGAACAGTTCAAGGAATACCAGCTTGACCAGATCCGTTATCAGGAACGTCTGAACATTTGGAAAAAGAAGGTCGACGAAAGCAAGTACTTCCTGGACACGCTAATCAGTACGCTCCCCTTCCGTTTCTGGTCCAAGAACGAACAGGGCGTATTCATGACGCAGAACCAGAACGACATCAAGAACCGCGGAAACCTGCTACAGACATCCGAACCGGACAACAAGATTTTGCCACAGGAACTTCTAGCTCGTAACGAAGGCGAACCGCAGAGTTTCATTTCTTACGAACGAATTAAAAAGACGCTCAACGAAAATAACGAAGAAGAAGAAGATATCGAAATTTTGAAACAGGACGACTACAACATGGCCGTCCGCAAAGGGGTTGCCAAGGATATCATGATTTTCAACAACATGTTCATCCCCATCATGGCCCCGCGCAAGCCGTACAAAATAATCGGTATCAAAATTGACATTACCAAGGAAATGCGTCTTGAGAAAGAACGCGACATGCTGCAAGAACAGAAGCACATCCACTCGAGGCTCGAAGAACTTGGCACCATCTGCGGTGGCTTCGCCCACGACTACAACAACATTCTCGGTTCACAAATCGGGTTCTGCGATCTCGCCCTTGAAGTGCTCGACAAGGATAACCAAGCTTACATGTTCATCCAGGAAGCACGCAAGGCGGCCACACGCGGCAAGGAATCGCTCGAGGAACTCCTGAACACCATCCGCGGAAAGACTTCCGAGAAGGACAAGCTCACGGAATTTGCACCGTACATGATTATTGACGACGTGGTGAAGAAGCTCTGGATTACGCTCCCGCCGAACGTGAAAGTCAAGGCCGAAAAACTAGACAAGAACATCCGCATCGTCGGAAACGTCTCGGCACTTGACCGCATTATCAGCAACCTCGCAAACAATGCCATCTTCGCCATGAAGGAAAACGGCGGTACGCTCACAATTGCCCTCAAGCGCGAAGTGCTCACGGAACCGCTCATTACGCCGTACGCCCCGCAAATTGAAGCAGGTACGTATGCCAAGATTACAGTCGAGGATACAGGCACCGGCATGGACACCGCCACCCTCGAACGCATCTTTTCACCGTTCTTTACGACCAAGGCACCGGGTGAAGGCCTCGGTTTGGGCCTATCTTCGGCATTAAGACTGCTAAAAGAAGGCAATGCGGGCTATACGGTACAAACAACCTTGGGCGAAGGAACTATTTTTAATCTATATTGGTCTATAAGAAACGAGAAAATGGAGGCTTAA
- a CDS encoding response regulator, with protein MSTILIIDDDAQLNLMLKSALELKGYTVDTASNGKKAKTLYQKNTYDVIITDIIMPEGDGFEVVLDLRRMGMSDRTIAISGGGRTSAEDYLATAQHFDVAAIFSKPLDLQQLRNKVDEIIKAHS; from the coding sequence ATGTCTACAATACTCATCATTGACGATGACGCTCAGCTCAACCTCATGTTGAAGTCTGCTCTGGAATTAAAAGGTTATACTGTCGATACTGCTAGCAACGGTAAGAAAGCAAAGACTCTTTATCAGAAGAACACGTACGATGTAATCATCACCGACATTATCATGCCGGAAGGTGACGGATTTGAAGTTGTCCTTGACCTCCGTCGCATGGGCATGAGCGACCGCACGATCGCGATTAGCGGTGGTGGCCGTACTTCTGCTGAAGACTATCTTGCAACGGCTCAGCACTTCGATGTAGCCGCAATTTTCAGCAAGCCGCTGGATCTCCAGCAGCTCCGCAACAAAGTTGACGAGATTATCAAAGCACATTCGTAA
- a CDS encoding sigma-54 dependent transcriptional regulator, whose amino-acid sequence MMNILIADFDRKFVEELQRNWSIAGTNLLVCSDEKTLMPLIKKTSIDLAFIEVPFLMLDNMDLISYLKERQPGVEIFVLCDDRNWQGAASAITRGASSFLKKPVTLSLLESTTSKIQAQQQNKSNTQLMESQVLDSLLGDTPEMRKILKTVYKVAPTNSTLLITGESGSGKEFLANVVHRYSKRANEPFVPVNCGAIPENLVESELFGSKKGSYTGSTADKKGLFESANGGTLFLDEVGELSLATQVKLLRFLQSHEIRRVGETEARYLDIRIIAATNRDLQKSMHEGRFREDLYYRLNTFHLQLPPLRDRKPVIPNLIRYFILKNKEAQGKEIHDLEPAALYALTKYPYPGNIRELENIMEHAIVLSEGGVIKLEDLPEYVQVEAREKAVAIPHIKEAGGLKESASEPVFDNAEDAEENEKSVENPLGKPIHFEPISGKTDRAGLLTHNPTKFITHNPAPEEEEILSLDEMERRHILHALSICKNNKTEVCKKLGISRATLWRKLKELKIEMDGGEE is encoded by the coding sequence ATGATGAATATCCTGATCGCTGATTTTGATCGGAAATTTGTCGAGGAGCTACAGCGCAACTGGTCCATCGCCGGAACGAACCTCCTGGTCTGCTCCGACGAAAAGACTCTAATGCCGCTAATAAAAAAGACGTCGATAGACCTTGCGTTTATCGAGGTTCCTTTTTTAATGCTCGACAATATGGATTTGATCAGCTATTTGAAGGAACGCCAGCCTGGTGTAGAAATCTTTGTGCTGTGCGATGACCGCAACTGGCAGGGGGCCGCTAGCGCCATCACTCGTGGTGCAAGCAGCTTCTTGAAGAAGCCGGTCACGCTATCGCTCCTTGAGAGCACGACAAGCAAGATCCAGGCTCAGCAACAAAATAAGTCCAACACACAGCTCATGGAATCCCAAGTGTTGGACAGCCTTCTCGGCGACACGCCCGAGATGCGCAAAATCCTCAAGACAGTTTATAAGGTTGCACCGACTAACAGCACTTTGCTTATAACCGGCGAGTCTGGTTCGGGCAAGGAATTTTTGGCAAACGTCGTCCACCGCTACAGCAAGCGCGCGAACGAACCGTTTGTGCCGGTCAACTGCGGCGCCATCCCCGAAAACCTCGTGGAAAGCGAACTCTTCGGTAGCAAGAAGGGATCGTACACAGGCTCTACCGCCGACAAAAAGGGCTTGTTTGAATCCGCCAATGGCGGTACGCTTTTCCTCGACGAAGTCGGCGAGCTTTCGCTTGCAACGCAAGTGAAGCTTTTACGTTTTCTGCAAAGCCACGAGATTCGTCGCGTGGGCGAAACGGAAGCCCGCTATTTGGACATCCGCATTATCGCAGCAACCAACCGCGATCTGCAAAAATCCATGCACGAGGGGCGTTTCCGCGAAGACCTTTACTACCGCTTGAATACGTTCCACTTGCAGCTCCCGCCGCTCCGCGACAGGAAGCCCGTCATCCCGAACTTGATTCGTTACTTTATCTTAAAGAACAAGGAAGCGCAGGGCAAGGAAATCCATGACCTTGAACCCGCCGCTCTTTATGCTTTGACAAAGTACCCCTACCCCGGAAACATCCGCGAGCTCGAAAACATCATGGAGCATGCGATTGTGCTTTCGGAAGGTGGAGTCATCAAGCTCGAAGACTTGCCGGAATATGTGCAGGTGGAAGCCCGTGAAAAGGCGGTTGCGATTCCGCATATCAAGGAAGCCGGCGGCCTTAAAGAAAGCGCTAGCGAGCCTGTTTTCGACAACGCCGAAGATGCGGAAGAGAATGAAAAGTCTGTCGAGAATCCTCTCGGAAAGCCGATTCATTTTGAACCGATTTCGGGCAAGACGGATAGAGCAGGGCTTTTGACGCACAACCCGACGAAGTTCATCACGCATAATCCTGCGCCCGAAGAAGAAGAAATTCTTTCGCTCGACGAGATGGAACGCAGGCACATTCTGCATGCGCTCAGCATTTGCAAGAACAACAAAACGGAAGTCTGCAAAAAACTCGGCATTAGCCGCGCTACACTTTGGCGCAAGCTCAAAGAGCTTAAAATTGAAATGGACGGCGGAGAGGAGTGA
- a CDS encoding class I SAM-dependent rRNA methyltransferase — MNYKYSDLLKSALSKRAQLFDVTDALRIVNGAADGFPGLTIDKFGDRYQMQFFGPELLTSKTEIVEALAALFNPVCVVSKERLSSSGKSLENAPMDVVIGTREDAVGTVREGNAQFHVDLLDTINPGLFLDMRHVRLEVEERFRAMSGESLRFLNLFSYTCSFSVHARLGGAAVATNADISGKILDKGRENYALNGLDLRPGEFFRGNAIEYVHWAQKKGLRFDGIVLDPPSFARFKGFNFNVREHLMPLVADCATILNSGGFFMVSSNYSEFNLSAFARDVLAAVSSVHPNAKTSWKKSQDVDFVGSGSTKDSCLVATLVEV, encoded by the coding sequence ATGAATTATAAATACTCCGATCTTTTAAAGTCTGCATTATCCAAGCGCGCCCAGTTATTTGATGTAACGGATGCTTTGCGCATTGTGAATGGCGCTGCCGACGGTTTCCCGGGACTCACGATAGACAAGTTCGGCGACCGTTACCAGATGCAGTTTTTTGGACCGGAGCTTTTGACGAGCAAAACTGAAATTGTCGAGGCCTTGGCCGCTCTTTTCAATCCCGTTTGCGTAGTCTCTAAGGAACGCCTTTCGAGCTCTGGAAAATCGCTTGAGAACGCTCCGATGGATGTCGTGATTGGTACGCGTGAAGATGCCGTTGGAACCGTTCGCGAAGGCAATGCTCAATTCCATGTGGACTTGCTCGATACAATCAATCCGGGACTTTTTTTGGATATGCGTCACGTGCGCCTCGAAGTCGAAGAACGATTCCGCGCCATGTCCGGTGAAAGCCTTCGCTTCCTCAATCTTTTTAGCTATACGTGCAGCTTCTCCGTACACGCCCGTCTAGGCGGTGCTGCGGTTGCTACAAACGCCGATATCAGCGGCAAGATTCTCGACAAGGGCCGTGAAAATTATGCCTTAAACGGCCTTGATTTGCGTCCTGGCGAGTTCTTCCGCGGTAACGCTATCGAATACGTGCATTGGGCTCAAAAGAAAGGGCTCCGTTTTGACGGCATCGTGCTGGACCCGCCAAGCTTTGCTCGCTTTAAGGGCTTTAACTTTAACGTGCGCGAACACTTGATGCCGCTCGTTGCCGACTGTGCTACGATTCTGAATTCCGGCGGATTTTTCATGGTGAGTTCCAACTACAGCGAATTCAACCTGTCCGCTTTTGCTCGCGATGTCCTCGCCGCTGTTTCTTCCGTGCATCCGAATGCAAAAACGTCTTGGAAAAAATCCCAAGACGTAGACTTTGTCGGTAGCGGTTCAACGAAAGATTCCTGCTTAGTCGCAACACTCGTTGAGGTATGA